From one Herpetosiphon gulosus genomic stretch:
- the rplI gene encoding 50S ribosomal protein L9: MKVLLIQDVEHLGTAGDIKEVSGGYGRNYLLPKKLAVFATPGLIKQAEERLAKQRKLEAKQREELRGLADSINGVTLKFVTKVGEQDRLYGSVTSSDIAEKLQAAIGQEVDRRKIQLDEPIKRTGVYSIGVRLLAGLEPHINVVVEGENGEGSVQPAAEAAEVASTEA, encoded by the coding sequence GTGAAGGTTCTGTTGATTCAAGATGTCGAACACCTTGGTACTGCGGGCGACATCAAAGAAGTATCTGGTGGCTACGGTCGCAATTATTTATTGCCAAAGAAGCTGGCTGTGTTTGCAACACCTGGTTTGATCAAGCAAGCTGAAGAACGCTTGGCCAAACAACGCAAACTCGAAGCGAAACAACGTGAAGAATTACGCGGTTTGGCCGACAGCATCAATGGCGTAACCTTGAAGTTCGTCACCAAAGTGGGCGAACAAGATCGCTTGTATGGTTCAGTAACGAGCTCAGACATTGCTGAAAAATTGCAAGCAGCCATCGGTCAAGAAGTTGATCGCCGCAAAATCCAACTCGACGAGCCAATCAAGCGCACTGGTGTGTATTCAATCGGCGTGCGGTTGCTCGCTGGTCTCGAACCACACATCAATGTGGTGGTCGAAGGTGAAAATGGTGAAGGTAGTGTTCAGCCCGCAGCCGAAGCTGCCGAAGTTGCGAGCACCGAAGCCTAG